One genomic segment of Cellulophaga sp. HaHaR_3_176 includes these proteins:
- a CDS encoding lipopolysaccharide assembly protein LapB encodes MKYILLIFSALLIFSCKDSDTALKKITDKDDYNQFLVSEKPKTTSKYFELWNSKIKPDSIQLMSFGIVAGEYNTYFNETGNIDFLKKSEQALTKAVEKANIGRSGFRRALARNYISQHRFKEALELAENAREIGAGLTETQSLLFDVHMELGNYKLAKNYLDSITDLSKFGYLIRAAKWNDYKGDLASTINYMEQAEKIAENKKNKGLMLWSYTNLADYYGHAGRIKDSYSNFLKSLAIDSQNAYAKKGIAWIVFSHENNPKEALRILDSITKNYDAPDYYLLKSEIAEFMGDEENYAKNLDQYFLRVKNKKYGDMYNAYNIDLYLSDANEISNAFKLAEKEVANRPTPESYSFLAYSYLKLGEKQKALNIVLNHIEGKTFEPAILYNAAEIYKENGSLEKTAEIKEELLGAIYELGPNMKNKIEAL; translated from the coding sequence ATGAAATATATACTTTTAATATTTTCAGCCTTACTGATTTTTTCATGTAAAGATTCAGATACTGCTTTAAAAAAAATTACAGACAAAGATGATTACAATCAATTTTTAGTCTCAGAAAAGCCAAAAACCACTTCAAAATATTTTGAGCTTTGGAATTCAAAAATAAAACCAGACAGTATTCAATTAATGTCTTTTGGTATTGTTGCAGGAGAATACAATACTTATTTTAACGAAACAGGTAATATTGATTTTTTAAAAAAATCAGAACAAGCTTTAACTAAAGCGGTAGAAAAAGCAAACATAGGCAGGTCGGGCTTTAGAAGAGCTTTAGCTAGAAATTATATTTCTCAGCATAGGTTTAAAGAAGCTTTAGAATTAGCAGAAAATGCAAGAGAAATTGGAGCAGGTTTAACTGAAACACAAAGTTTATTGTTTGATGTGCACATGGAGTTAGGTAATTACAAATTAGCAAAAAACTATTTAGATAGTATTACAGATTTATCTAAATTTGGGTATTTAATACGTGCTGCAAAATGGAATGATTATAAAGGTGATTTAGCCTCTACAATTAACTACATGGAGCAAGCCGAAAAAATTGCAGAAAATAAAAAAAATAAAGGTTTAATGCTTTGGTCATATACTAATTTGGCAGATTATTACGGCCATGCTGGTAGAATAAAAGATTCTTATTCAAATTTTTTAAAGTCATTAGCTATCGATAGTCAGAATGCATATGCTAAAAAAGGTATTGCTTGGATTGTTTTTTCTCATGAAAATAACCCAAAAGAAGCATTACGAATACTAGATTCTATTACTAAAAATTACGATGCTCCCGATTATTACCTTTTGAAATCTGAAATAGCAGAATTTATGGGTGACGAAGAAAATTATGCTAAAAATTTAGATCAATATTTTTTAAGAGTTAAGAATAAAAAATACGGAGATATGTATAATGCATATAATATTGATTTGTATTTATCAGATGCAAATGAAATATCAAATGCTTTTAAATTAGCAGAAAAAGAGGTTGCTAATAGACCAACACCAGAATCGTATAGCTTTTTAGCCTATAGTTATTTAAAGTTAGGCGAAAAACAAAAAGCATTAAATATTGTTTTAAACCATATCGAAGGTAAAACTTTTGAGCCAGCAATATTATACAACGCTGCTGAAATTTATAAAGAGAACGGTAGTTTAGAAAAAACAGCAGAGATAAAAGAAGAGTTATTAGGAGCTATATATGAATTAGGACCTAATATGAAAAATAAAATAGAAGCACTATAA
- a CDS encoding DUF4331 domain-containing protein yields MKLSNIFYAFSYAVALTLFVSCDNDDDNVQIIEEEEMEMMADFSGTYIQADHMGRPGVNTVLSGDDATKDMQNVTIPSEMGAAFQASFEARLEGLHDAYAVALGFTPADVDYQNNILGLDIATLTGYLAADVLEVAPNNVTTYFLPGEDADMDGNVLNDPAVIGLTGRTIQDDVIDVSLILFFGGEDGIRFSGQDTDNDGVQDLPRLTSDGVSITANPTSTFPYLGNPE; encoded by the coding sequence ATGAAACTATCAAATATATTTTACGCATTTTCTTATGCAGTAGCACTTACCCTTTTTGTATCATGTGATAATGATGACGATAATGTACAAATTATCGAAGAAGAAGAAATGGAAATGATGGCAGATTTTTCTGGCACATACATTCAAGCAGACCATATGGGACGCCCTGGTGTAAATACAGTTTTAAGTGGTGATGATGCTACAAAAGATATGCAAAACGTTACAATACCTTCAGAAATGGGTGCTGCTTTTCAAGCAAGTTTTGAAGCTAGATTAGAAGGTTTACATGATGCTTATGCAGTTGCTTTAGGTTTTACACCTGCTGATGTAGATTATCAGAATAACATTTTAGGATTAGATATTGCAACATTAACGGGTTATTTAGCTGCAGATGTTTTAGAAGTTGCGCCTAATAATGTTACAACTTACTTTTTACCAGGTGAAGATGCTGATATGGATGGGAATGTTTTAAACGACCCTGCAGTTATTGGTTTAACTGGTAGAACAATACAAGATGATGTTATTGATGTTTCTTTAATATTATTTTTTGGTGGCGAAGATGGAATCCGTTTTAGTGGTCAAGATACCGATAATGATGGTGTTCAAGATTTACCAAGATTGACATCTGATGGTGTTAGTATTACTGCTAACCCAACAAGTACTTTTCCTTATTTAGGTAACCCTGAATAA
- a CDS encoding DUF4331 family protein — protein sequence MKKTKIYLGLALAVVTGVILVAADHIDAPSTTGTTADIADFYAFEPTEGSDNTVFIVDLQSNVLPDLAYGTFDENVLTEINIDLDGDLIEDTVIQAIPRDGKMYFFGPVTPTQKGLSGEVMVDSPLGSVDISTNTAITTNTSTGVKLFAGPRQDAFFFDFFQFNEVLTATPEGFKAPGDAADTFDGANTMSIAIEIPNSMLGAPTAQNALGVVVYKTWVTSNIKQ from the coding sequence ATGAAAAAAACAAAAATTTATTTAGGACTTGCACTTGCTGTTGTGACGGGTGTAATTTTAGTTGCTGCCGATCATATTGATGCGCCATCGACTACAGGTACTACTGCTGATATTGCAGATTTTTATGCTTTTGAGCCTACAGAAGGTTCTGATAACACTGTATTTATTGTAGATCTACAATCTAATGTATTACCAGATTTAGCTTACGGAACATTTGACGAAAATGTGCTTACAGAAATTAATATTGATTTAGATGGTGATTTAATTGAAGATACTGTTATACAAGCTATTCCTAGAGATGGTAAAATGTATTTCTTTGGACCAGTTACTCCAACGCAAAAAGGCTTATCAGGTGAAGTAATGGTAGATTCTCCTTTAGGTAGTGTAGATATTTCTACAAATACTGCAATTACTACAAATACATCAACAGGTGTTAAATTATTTGCTGGACCTAGACAAGATGCTTTCTTTTTTGATTTTTTTCAATTTAATGAGGTTTTAACTGCTACACCAGAAGGATTTAAAGCTCCAGGAGATGCTGCTGATACTTTTGATGGCGCTAATACAATGTCTATTGCTATTGAAATACCAAATTCAATGTTAGGAGCACCAACTGCTCAAAATGCTTTAGGAGTTGTTGTTTATAAAACATGGGTAACATCAAACATCAAACAATAA
- a CDS encoding LETM1-related biofilm-associated protein has translation MNPSATGWIDKFGHIVKDYNTLYDNFDELYNHLKSLGFIYGVNISNPEFIIHEHPLSDDEKAKVNLLTALYFTYREQEKETDFSKFLDCIFEFYKQLGFGKVSLLNKILTGKKTSSQLELLIDSRVYLDDNVISKTFNSIITNSLLFIDVLTFKRYLTTTDNIKEHAQKLEYITINITYHALNSKEKNKKDEKLASLFASSLTFIDSSKDSFDGSYRDQLTNDFTLCENQYFFDVACLTVWEDLSLDYKESDFIINIGKDLGLNADSILKSIEDIGAFFDKNASKIPHLKNHNLATQFYDSMAKIVNKLILRNSKRLQKELSESKELVTLLSKSTMKDLTEEEKKKVQNQLLDIFKSIPSLAIFILPGGAVLLPIFIKLIPKLLPSSFDDNRLDN, from the coding sequence ATGAACCCTTCAGCAACCGGTTGGATTGATAAGTTTGGACACATTGTAAAGGACTACAATACCCTTTATGATAATTTTGATGAACTATATAATCATTTAAAAAGCTTAGGCTTTATATATGGAGTAAACATTAGCAATCCTGAATTTATAATTCACGAACACCCTTTATCAGACGATGAGAAAGCGAAAGTTAACCTTTTAACCGCTTTATACTTTACATATAGAGAACAGGAGAAAGAAACTGATTTTTCTAAATTTTTAGATTGTATTTTTGAGTTTTATAAACAATTAGGCTTTGGAAAAGTATCTCTATTAAACAAAATTCTTACTGGAAAAAAAACATCTTCGCAATTAGAGTTGCTTATAGACTCTAGAGTTTATTTAGATGATAATGTTATCAGCAAAACTTTTAATAGCATCATTACAAACTCACTTTTGTTTATTGATGTTTTAACTTTTAAAAGGTATTTAACAACAACCGATAACATAAAAGAGCATGCTCAAAAGTTAGAGTACATCACTATCAATATAACATATCACGCATTAAACTCTAAAGAAAAAAATAAAAAAGACGAGAAATTAGCTAGTCTTTTTGCTTCTTCCTTAACATTTATTGATAGTAGTAAAGATAGTTTTGATGGCTCGTACAGAGACCAATTAACTAACGATTTTACGCTTTGTGAAAATCAATATTTTTTTGATGTTGCATGTTTAACTGTTTGGGAAGATTTATCGTTAGATTATAAAGAATCTGACTTTATAATTAATATAGGAAAAGACCTTGGTTTAAATGCTGATTCCATTCTAAAATCGATAGAAGACATAGGTGCTTTTTTTGATAAAAATGCATCAAAAATACCGCACTTAAAAAACCACAATTTGGCGACTCAATTTTATGATAGTATGGCCAAAATTGTAAATAAATTAATTCTAAGAAACAGTAAGCGATTACAAAAAGAGCTTTCTGAAAGTAAAGAATTGGTGACTCTTTTATCTAAATCAACCATGAAAGATTTAACGGAAGAAGAGAAGAAGAAAGTACAAAACCAGTTATTAGATATTTTCAAAAGCATCCCTTCTTTAGCTATTTTCATATTGCCTGGCGGAGCTGTTTTATTACCTATTTTCATTAAGTTAATACCAAAATTACTACCTTCGTCTTTTGATGATAACCGTTTAGATAATTAA
- a CDS encoding LytTR family DNA-binding domain-containing protein, with protein MNVIIIEDEKPSARRLGRLLADLNIQVSVLLHSVEESVEWFKNNEHPDLIFLDIQLSDGLSFEIFDAVEIKSSVIFTTAFDEYALQAFKLNSIDYLLKPIDDEELEVAVEKYKYLQPKKEKIAIDFEDIKKLLVNPVEREYKKRFTIKVGQHLKIINAEEVECFYSENKGTYAATTDGRNYLLETTLEGLELDLDPEIFFRVSRKFYINIKHIKDIISYTNSRLQIKFNTYNGQDVIVSRERVKDFKLWLE; from the coding sequence ATGAATGTAATTATTATAGAAGATGAAAAACCATCAGCAAGAAGGCTAGGTAGACTGTTAGCAGATTTAAATATACAAGTGTCCGTTTTGTTGCATTCGGTAGAAGAGTCTGTTGAGTGGTTTAAAAACAACGAACACCCTGATTTAATTTTCTTAGACATTCAACTTTCAGATGGTCTTTCGTTTGAGATATTTGATGCTGTAGAAATTAAAAGTTCTGTCATATTTACAACCGCTTTTGATGAGTATGCATTGCAAGCTTTTAAGTTAAATAGTATAGATTATTTATTGAAACCTATTGATGATGAAGAACTCGAGGTTGCAGTTGAAAAATACAAATATTTGCAACCTAAAAAAGAGAAAATAGCGATTGATTTTGAAGACATAAAAAAGCTTCTTGTAAACCCTGTTGAACGCGAATACAAAAAACGATTTACGATTAAAGTTGGGCAGCATTTAAAAATTATTAATGCAGAAGAGGTGGAGTGTTTTTATAGTGAAAATAAAGGGACTTATGCGGCAACTACAGATGGTAGAAATTATCTTTTAGAAACGACACTAGAGGGGTTGGAATTAGATTTGGATCCTGAGATTTTCTTTAGAGTTAGTCGTAAATTTTATATCAATATAAAACATATAAAAGACATCATTTCATACACAAATTCTAGGCTTCAAATTAAGTTTAATACATATAATGGTCAAGATGTAATAGTGAGTAGAGAGCGTGTTAAAGACTTTAAGTTGTGGTTGGAGTAG
- a CDS encoding 2TM domain-containing protein has product MMLANTGNMEKGELRKLERAYKHVEAIKGFYDHVTIYVVINLVLLIFKERIVANLFSENLLKNPQILNWIDLNLYGTPIFWGIVLLIHWVVIFKFSSIFFKNKEG; this is encoded by the coding sequence ATGATGTTAGCAAATACAGGTAATATGGAGAAAGGCGAACTAAGAAAGTTAGAAAGGGCTTATAAGCATGTTGAGGCTATTAAAGGTTTTTACGATCATGTAACAATATATGTAGTTATTAACCTCGTATTATTAATTTTTAAAGAAAGAATCGTAGCAAACTTGTTTAGTGAAAATTTGCTTAAAAACCCTCAAATTTTAAATTGGATAGATTTAAATTTATATGGTACACCAATATTTTGGGGAATAGTATTATTGATTCACTGGGTGGTTATTTTTAAATTTTCATCTATATTTTTTAAAAATAAGGAAGGATAA
- a CDS encoding 2TM domain-containing protein, with protein sequence MKTRNNSSKRERAEKRIKDLKGFYSHLMVYAVVNIIISAVHIVINISAGESFTGAFFNFGTFSTWIFWGIGIFFHGAKVFGFNLFFSKDWEERKIKQYLEENQNDVSKYR encoded by the coding sequence ATGAAAACACGCAATAATAGTAGTAAAAGAGAAAGAGCAGAAAAACGAATTAAAGATTTAAAAGGCTTTTACTCGCATCTTATGGTTTATGCTGTTGTAAATATAATAATTAGTGCTGTACACATTGTTATTAATATAAGTGCAGGAGAAAGCTTTACAGGGGCTTTTTTTAATTTCGGTACTTTTTCTACGTGGATTTTTTGGGGCATAGGTATTTTTTTTCATGGAGCTAAGGTTTTTGGTTTTAATCTGTTTTTTAGTAAAGATTGGGAAGAAAGAAAAATTAAACAATACTTAGAAGAAAACCAAAATGATGTTAGCAAATACAGGTAA
- a CDS encoding 2TM domain-containing protein, producing the protein MSNTDNDSKYFRAKERVAAVKVFYGKVFKYILAIVITGSINYYLNEWSNPWFLWVVLGVSISLILKAVKLFGYEIFMGKNWEQRKIEELMRDDDTKKKWN; encoded by the coding sequence ATGAGTAATACAGATAATGATAGTAAATATTTTAGAGCAAAGGAGAGAGTAGCTGCTGTTAAAGTATTTTACGGGAAAGTTTTTAAATACATTTTAGCTATTGTAATTACAGGAAGCATTAACTATTATCTTAACGAGTGGAGCAACCCTTGGTTTTTATGGGTGGTGTTAGGTGTTTCAATATCTCTAATATTAAAAGCTGTAAAGCTTTTTGGATATGAGATATTTATGGGTAAAAATTGGGAGCAGCGAAAAATAGAAGAACTTATGAGAGATGATGATACTAAAAAAAAATGGAATTAA
- a CDS encoding 2TM domain-containing protein, which translates to MKYITKIILIGILVGLVIAFVDIGLRFLGNETVVFNAEFISDLGNYILYSVILTIINTSYFDYLNKKVLWEKYGRLRLLIGGIGSIFLSMAGIFAIRFFTKVVIEGSTWVQFLSGEQPGFYGVCLLITLIATIFFHAIYFYKAAQNKKVKEQKIIAGTASAKFDALKNQLDPHFLFNSLNVLTSLIEEDPKQAQKFTTSLSKVYRYVLEQKNKDLVSVDEELQFAKTYIRLLKMRFEDSIVFTVPDKSINPNAKIIPLSLQLLLENAVKHNVVNSNRPLHLKVVEESGRLIVSNNLQEKQVVKKSSGVGLQNIQERYKILSDKTVNIFKTEKEFVVELPILTKQISNMETQANYLDDKRYKNAKERVEKIKGFYGNLMAYCIVIPILALINYKTSSFLWVIFPALGWGFGVLAHGMSAFGYNPLLGKKWEERKMREYMNDDEF; encoded by the coding sequence ATGAAATATATAACAAAGATAATTTTAATAGGCATTTTAGTAGGCCTAGTGATCGCTTTTGTAGATATAGGACTTCGATTTTTAGGTAACGAAACGGTAGTTTTTAATGCTGAATTTATTAGCGATTTAGGAAACTATATTTTGTATTCAGTTATTTTAACTATAATAAATACGAGTTATTTTGACTATTTAAATAAAAAAGTACTTTGGGAAAAATACGGAAGGTTAAGGCTTTTAATTGGTGGTATAGGAAGTATTTTTTTGAGTATGGCAGGTATATTTGCTATTCGTTTTTTTACGAAGGTAGTAATAGAAGGTAGCACTTGGGTGCAATTTTTATCTGGTGAGCAACCTGGGTTTTATGGAGTATGTTTATTAATAACGCTAATTGCAACTATATTTTTTCACGCTATTTATTTTTACAAAGCAGCGCAGAATAAAAAAGTAAAAGAACAAAAAATTATAGCGGGTACGGCTTCAGCAAAATTTGACGCTTTAAAAAATCAATTAGATCCGCATTTTTTATTCAATAGCCTTAATGTATTAACAAGTCTAATAGAAGAAGACCCGAAACAAGCTCAAAAATTTACAACTTCCTTATCTAAAGTATATAGGTATGTATTAGAACAGAAAAATAAAGATTTAGTGTCTGTAGATGAAGAATTGCAGTTTGCAAAAACATATATACGGTTACTTAAAATGCGGTTTGAAGATAGTATTGTGTTTACGGTACCAGATAAATCTATAAATCCCAATGCTAAAATTATACCTCTTTCTTTACAGTTATTGCTTGAAAACGCGGTAAAACATAACGTAGTAAACTCAAATAGACCATTGCATTTAAAAGTGGTAGAAGAATCAGGTAGACTTATTGTTTCTAATAATTTGCAAGAAAAACAAGTGGTAAAAAAGAGTAGTGGTGTGGGCTTGCAAAACATTCAAGAACGATATAAGATATTGTCAGATAAAACAGTAAACATTTTTAAAACAGAAAAAGAGTTTGTTGTTGAGCTTCCTATTTTAACCAAACAGATTTCAAATATGGAAACTCAAGCTAATTACTTAGATGATAAGCGTTATAAAAATGCAAAAGAACGTGTGGAAAAAATTAAAGGCTTTTACGGTAACTTAATGGCGTACTGCATTGTAATACCTATACTAGCTTTGATAAATTATAAAACATCTAGTTTTTTATGGGTGATTTTTCCTGCATTAGGTTGGGGTTTTGGAGTTTTAGCGCATGGTATGAGTGCCTTTGGCTATAACCCTTTATTAGGCAAAAAATGGGAAGAACGCAAGATGCGTGAATATATGAATGATGATGAATTTTAA
- a CDS encoding sensor histidine kinase, with protein MGKKLIVISVIIFVILTITVWFVAITRVNIYTENLNHIESSKSENRLSRANTELLNLYETSKKKVLFLSDLVQLDYNENLSFEKSKDILLLFLKNNDGYFQARVIDSSGMELINIENVHNNITVFKQQNLENKFNRYYFQEAIKLKKGKVYTSDLDLNIENNEIEIPYRPTIRFFTSFYDSEHKTIGVVGLNLDAEEWLNFVGSDYISILNSKKELYYSNEEDIKLYDKSAIDLTTKDVFGNPIYKSKKIILEGHNDWTIYTSLNTPLIKKKIDSFKKTTYLMTLFLNLGILFFAYTIHKFYFKNKYISSLNTSINLRLEERNTLLKEIHHRVKNNLQVITSLLNLQARYIKDEEVKSMLKYSQYRIQSMALLHETLYKSTDLSKINYSDYVNQLVSGLIVSMKGSNNKIDLELDIDNIHFNIDTSIPLGLTINEIVTNSLKYAFINEKGIISIKLKKNTNNSYLLEIGDNGKGFPKDVTFRNTETLGLKLVHKLVVQLNGNIEKDNTKTGTNYIINFEEIQELS; from the coding sequence ATGGGGAAAAAATTGATTGTAATTTCAGTAATAATATTTGTAATTCTTACAATTACAGTATGGTTTGTTGCCATAACAAGAGTTAACATTTATACTGAAAATTTAAATCATATAGAATCTTCTAAATCTGAGAATCGTTTATCTCGGGCTAATACAGAACTATTAAACCTCTACGAAACAAGTAAGAAAAAAGTTTTATTCTTAAGTGATTTGGTTCAGTTAGATTATAATGAAAATTTATCTTTTGAAAAATCAAAAGACATACTACTGCTCTTTTTAAAAAATAATGATGGTTATTTTCAAGCTAGGGTAATAGATAGCTCAGGAATGGAGCTTATAAATATTGAAAATGTTCACAACAATATTACGGTTTTTAAACAGCAAAACTTAGAAAATAAATTTAATCGCTATTACTTTCAAGAAGCTATTAAATTAAAAAAAGGGAAAGTTTACACTTCCGATTTAGATTTAAATATAGAAAACAATGAAATCGAAATTCCGTATCGTCCAACTATTCGGTTTTTTACTAGTTTTTATGATTCTGAACATAAAACAATAGGTGTTGTCGGCTTAAATTTAGATGCTGAAGAGTGGCTAAACTTTGTGGGTAGTGATTATATATCTATTTTAAACTCTAAAAAAGAACTTTACTATTCAAATGAAGAAGATATTAAACTTTATGACAAATCTGCAATAGATTTGACTACAAAAGATGTTTTTGGAAACCCTATTTATAAAAGTAAAAAAATTATTTTAGAAGGTCATAATGATTGGACAATTTATACCAGCCTTAATACTCCTTTAATAAAAAAGAAAATAGATTCATTTAAGAAAACTACTTATTTAATGACTTTGTTTTTAAATCTAGGGATTTTATTTTTCGCTTATACAATTCACAAATTTTATTTCAAAAACAAATATATCTCTTCATTAAACACATCAATAAATTTACGTTTAGAAGAAAGAAATACACTTTTAAAAGAAATACACCATAGGGTAAAAAACAACTTACAAGTAATCACCAGTTTACTTAACCTTCAAGCGCGCTATATAAAAGATGAAGAGGTAAAAAGTATGCTTAAATACAGCCAATATAGAATACAATCAATGGCTTTACTGCATGAAACTTTATATAAAAGTACCGATTTAAGTAAAATCAATTATTCTGACTATGTAAATCAATTAGTAAGTGGCTTAATCGTTTCAATGAAAGGGAGTAATAATAAAATTGACTTAGAATTAGATATTGACAATATTCATTTTAATATCGATACTTCTATACCACTTGGTTTAACTATAAACGAAATTGTAACAAACTCACTAAAATATGCCTTTATAAATGAAAAAGGTATTATTAGTATAAAATTAAAAAAAAATACCAATAACTCTTATTTATTAGAAATTGGTGATAATGGAAAAGGATTCCCAAAAGATGTTACTTTTA